A genomic stretch from Petrimonas mucosa includes:
- a CDS encoding RagB/SusD family nutrient uptake outer membrane protein, protein MTLLLFFTSCADVLNMAPDGNMQMEDVLSDPDKVEALLNTCYNNIPQKGYSYWFFESLVVAASDDGYTSDEAQGVPTTGLYSDNNSASNHHLRDAHDGHGGGNTGYWNRSWEQIRLCSQFIELIDQAAVNKETDRGRFKAEARVLRAFFYMELIKWFGKVPVLESTIPFDADFSTMTRASVYDVAKFIVADCDAALAEPNLPWRIDNPNDAMRVTKALALALKTKAMLFAASPLHNEGQNHWEEAYTTAKDAVTRLKANGYELFTKTTQPAVYGDGPAAAFRQLVTQNADYSATPRDKETIFQVRSGSVFVWHIGYIGSNMANTYKCGTSPTQELVDAFETIDGQPVLNLAKPYHDEKHLEPNYNTANTVYDPNNPYANRDPRLYQTVLINGSVIQFDSKPVTIETYIGGAHQLSFDVTNRGSSRTGYYHCKMVTPGASGNNQINNSNWKYYRLGETILDFAEAAAEAGHLEEARSAANEVRARSGMPNLPSGLSQQELILRIRNERRVELAWEEQRYFDLRRWQKPDGDLSETCKWLTAMVITKNGDGTFSYKRQSITNNPRGGWQNRDLLLPLPLNEAATLESVTGQKWQNPGW, encoded by the coding sequence TTGACCTTACTACTTTTCTTCACCAGCTGTGCCGATGTACTCAATATGGCTCCCGACGGAAACATGCAGATGGAAGATGTACTATCTGATCCGGACAAGGTGGAAGCGCTTCTGAACACTTGTTACAACAATATTCCCCAGAAAGGATATTCCTATTGGTTTTTCGAATCGCTCGTGGTAGCTGCAAGTGACGACGGTTACACCTCGGATGAAGCACAAGGGGTACCTACCACCGGGCTTTACAGCGACAACAACTCAGCCAGCAACCATCATCTTCGTGACGCGCATGACGGTCACGGCGGAGGCAACACCGGTTACTGGAACCGCTCATGGGAACAGATCCGCCTCTGTTCGCAGTTTATTGAACTGATCGATCAGGCTGCGGTCAACAAGGAGACCGACAGAGGACGTTTCAAGGCAGAAGCAAGGGTGCTGAGGGCATTCTTCTATATGGAACTGATCAAATGGTTTGGAAAAGTTCCCGTATTGGAAAGCACGATCCCGTTTGATGCAGATTTTTCGACAATGACCCGGGCATCGGTTTACGATGTGGCCAAGTTTATTGTCGCCGACTGCGACGCTGCACTAGCAGAGCCCAACTTGCCTTGGAGAATAGATAATCCAAATGATGCAATGCGCGTCACCAAGGCATTGGCTCTTGCCCTGAAGACAAAAGCGATGTTATTTGCCGCCAGTCCGTTACACAACGAAGGCCAAAACCATTGGGAGGAGGCCTACACCACCGCAAAAGATGCTGTAACCCGGCTTAAAGCTAATGGATATGAGCTCTTCACCAAGACCACACAACCTGCAGTTTATGGAGATGGTCCCGCGGCAGCCTTCCGTCAACTGGTCACACAAAATGCCGACTACTCGGCTACGCCACGCGACAAGGAGACAATTTTCCAGGTCAGGTCGGGCAGCGTTTTCGTATGGCATATCGGTTATATCGGGAGCAATATGGCAAATACCTACAAGTGTGGGACCTCTCCTACCCAGGAATTGGTAGACGCTTTCGAGACTATCGACGGCCAACCGGTGCTTAACTTGGCAAAGCCCTATCATGATGAAAAGCACCTGGAACCAAATTACAATACCGCAAATACAGTTTACGATCCGAACAATCCCTATGCAAACCGCGACCCGCGTCTGTACCAAACCGTATTGATAAACGGAAGCGTTATACAGTTCGACAGCAAGCCGGTAACCATCGAAACCTATATCGGTGGAGCTCACCAACTCAGTTTTGATGTCACCAACCGCGGATCTTCCAGAACTGGATATTACCACTGCAAGATGGTTACACCGGGTGCAAGCGGCAACAACCAGATCAATAACTCCAACTGGAAATATTACCGTTTGGGTGAAACAATACTCGACTTTGCCGAAGCGGCGGCCGAGGCCGGCCATCTGGAAGAGGCCAGATCAGCTGCAAATGAAGTAAGGGCCCGTTCAGGCATGCCCAACCTGCCATCGGGATTGTCGCAACAGGAACTGATTCTGCGCATCCGCAACGAGCGCAGGGTTGAACTTGCCTGGGAAGAACAACGCTATTTCGACCTGAGGCGCTGGCAGAAGCCCGACGGCGATTTGAGCGAGACCTGCAAATGGCTTACTGCCATGGTCATCACTAAAAACGGCGACGGCACTTTCAGCTATAAACGTCAGAGTATTACAAACAATCCAAGAGGTGGCTGGCAAAACAGGGATCTGTTGCTTCCTCTGCCACTGAACGAAGCAGCAACCCTTGAATCGGTAACAGGTCAAAAATGGCAAAATCCGGGATGGTAA
- a CDS encoding SusC/RagA family TonB-linked outer membrane protein produces MKRTVPVNVGRKLMFFFLCLYSIGIFAQNIDVTGHVTDENNEPLIGVTVKVLGESEKGTVTDFDGKFILPNIPSDAKIEVSYVGMQKQVIDVNNRKVIDIVLKEDSEILEEVVVVGYGIQKKASVTAAISSVDTKSLKQSSSANLSAALAGRLPGLTAMQTSGQPGNDVVNLYLRGAGTLNDASPLILIDGVPRSNISKIDPNEIESVSILKDASATAVFGVRGANGVIMITTRRGQPGKSELNITVDHSIQKFLAQADRIHSWEFARLRNQAFLNDNPGASDDQLPFTQYMIDKYISGEDPVFYPDRDVFHDYFTDWAPQTRVNANFNGGGDRFSYFLNAGYIGQGGNFNTEPKSFLGYDPSYKMDRYNFRGNIDYSIASNLKAALNIATYLEKMNTPQTIDLFGGSVAGMVQNMIAYTWATPPTDPGPTTVEGYGVPGNEIVAQSGQDRNTYGEINRRGYREEMTNNLNSSLSLDWGLDFITKGLSAKGMIAFDSHASTVLQGVRSLDTYAFQVARSADETSGYNAIRTNQDPAIRLSKEMRTRYYMNIQTSLNYARSFGSHNVTGMFLYQRDNWDQYGADLPYNVVGIVGRATYNYDNRYLAEFNYGYNGSEQFAPNNRFGSFPAFSFGWVVSNEKFLLDNNVLTNLKLRASRGLTGNDKLGSQRFLYQSFINMGAGVFPTLGRGQSVIQGRMGNESLQWEMAKKTNLGVDVEILQSLGLTVDLFKEDRNKILIGRNTIPQLQGVPLGNIPRVNIGEVDNKGFEAELTYRKVVNKDFNFLIKGNYAYNKNRVVYADEVQYGEDYAYRNRVTGFSIGQQFGYKIDYSNGNGYINTQEELDNLPEYQVGGTPRLGDFKYVDVNKDGVINDRDMVPIGYPTIPRVTYALSGSLNYKKVDFSFLLTGVGQTHRYTNGWGVNEFALVGFYTGWHKQAWTAERYANGEEILYPALGMSSGVSHQPNDFFIMNRSFLRLKTVEIGYTVPKKILNPLRVENVRVYMNGNNLLTFKKMPINTVDPEQSDALVYPLTRMFNFGLNITF; encoded by the coding sequence ATGAAAAGGACAGTTCCAGTAAATGTCGGTAGAAAACTCATGTTCTTTTTTTTGTGCCTATATTCCATCGGAATATTTGCACAGAACATCGATGTAACAGGCCACGTAACAGACGAAAACAATGAACCGCTCATCGGAGTAACCGTGAAAGTTCTCGGTGAAAGCGAGAAGGGAACGGTAACCGATTTCGACGGGAAATTCATCCTGCCAAATATTCCGTCAGACGCAAAGATAGAGGTCTCTTATGTAGGCATGCAGAAGCAGGTGATTGATGTCAATAACCGGAAGGTTATAGATATCGTACTTAAGGAAGATAGTGAAATCCTGGAGGAGGTTGTAGTTGTTGGATATGGTATCCAGAAAAAGGCATCGGTAACGGCTGCCATTTCGAGCGTCGACACCAAAAGCTTGAAACAGAGCTCATCAGCCAACCTATCGGCAGCATTGGCAGGCCGTCTCCCCGGATTGACAGCCATGCAGACCTCGGGACAGCCGGGAAATGATGTGGTCAATCTATATCTCCGCGGAGCCGGAACACTGAATGATGCTTCTCCCTTGATCCTGATCGATGGGGTACCTAGAAGCAACATCAGCAAGATCGACCCTAACGAGATCGAGTCGGTCAGCATCCTCAAAGATGCTTCTGCTACAGCAGTCTTCGGGGTGCGTGGAGCAAACGGGGTTATCATGATCACAACCCGCAGGGGACAACCCGGGAAGTCTGAGCTCAACATTACGGTAGACCACAGTATCCAGAAATTCCTGGCGCAAGCCGACAGAATCCACTCCTGGGAATTTGCACGACTCCGCAACCAGGCTTTTCTCAATGACAATCCGGGTGCTTCCGATGATCAGTTGCCATTTACTCAATACATGATCGACAAATACATCAGCGGAGAGGATCCGGTATTCTATCCCGACCGTGATGTATTTCACGACTATTTTACCGACTGGGCACCCCAGACGAGGGTGAATGCCAATTTCAACGGTGGTGGCGATCGATTCAGCTACTTCCTCAATGCCGGTTATATCGGACAGGGAGGTAACTTCAATACGGAACCCAAAAGTTTTCTGGGATACGACCCCAGCTATAAAATGGACCGTTACAATTTCCGCGGAAATATCGACTATAGTATTGCCAGCAATTTGAAGGCAGCACTCAATATTGCTACCTACCTGGAAAAAATGAACACCCCTCAGACAATCGACCTGTTTGGTGGAAGTGTAGCCGGGATGGTGCAGAACATGATTGCCTACACCTGGGCAACACCACCAACCGATCCGGGCCCCACAACCGTTGAGGGTTATGGCGTGCCTGGCAATGAGATTGTTGCACAATCGGGGCAGGACAGAAATACTTATGGTGAAATCAACCGCCGGGGATATCGCGAGGAGATGACCAACAACCTCAACTCATCACTTTCGCTGGACTGGGGCCTCGACTTTATCACCAAGGGATTGTCGGCAAAGGGGATGATTGCTTTCGACAGCCACGCCAGTACGGTCTTGCAAGGGGTACGCAGCCTGGACACCTATGCTTTTCAAGTAGCCAGAAGTGCAGACGAGACCAGCGGCTACAATGCAATCCGTACCAACCAGGATCCGGCCATACGTTTGTCCAAAGAGATGAGGACCCGTTACTACATGAACATCCAGACCTCACTGAACTATGCAAGGTCGTTCGGAAGCCATAATGTGACGGGTATGTTTCTATACCAGCGAGACAACTGGGACCAGTACGGCGCAGATCTTCCATACAATGTGGTCGGTATCGTCGGTCGAGCCACCTACAACTACGACAACCGCTACCTGGCCGAGTTCAACTACGGCTACAACGGTTCTGAACAGTTTGCACCCAACAACCGGTTCGGATCATTTCCGGCATTCTCGTTCGGATGGGTTGTCAGCAACGAAAAATTCCTTCTTGACAATAACGTGCTGACCAACCTCAAACTGAGGGCTTCAAGAGGGTTGACCGGAAATGACAAGCTGGGTTCGCAACGTTTCCTCTATCAAAGTTTCATCAATATGGGAGCAGGCGTCTTCCCGACCCTTGGAAGAGGTCAAAGTGTAATACAAGGAAGAATGGGAAATGAATCCCTGCAGTGGGAAATGGCCAAAAAGACCAACTTGGGTGTTGATGTAGAAATCCTGCAGAGTCTGGGATTGACCGTAGATCTCTTTAAGGAAGACCGCAACAAGATCCTCATCGGCCGCAATACCATACCTCAGTTGCAGGGTGTCCCCCTCGGCAACATACCAAGAGTCAATATCGGAGAAGTGGACAATAAGGGGTTTGAAGCAGAGCTTACCTACAGAAAGGTTGTAAACAAGGATTTCAATTTCCTGATCAAAGGGAACTATGCCTACAACAAGAATAGGGTTGTTTATGCCGACGAGGTACAATATGGCGAAGATTATGCATACCGGAACCGTGTCACAGGATTCAGCATTGGTCAGCAATTCGGTTATAAGATCGACTATAGCAACGGCAACGGCTATATCAACACCCAGGAGGAGCTGGATAATCTACCCGAATACCAGGTAGGCGGCACGCCCCGCTTGGGAGACTTTAAATATGTTGATGTCAACAAAGATGGGGTAATCAATGACCGTGACATGGTTCCCATCGGATATCCCACAATTCCGCGAGTAACCTATGCACTCTCCGGTTCACTGAACTACAAGAAGGTCGATTTTTCGTTCCTCCTCACGGGCGTGGGACAGACACACCGTTACACCAACGGATGGGGTGTAAATGAATTTGCGCTGGTGGGCTTCTACACCGGATGGCATAAACAGGCCTGGACAGCCGAAAGGTACGCCAACGGAGAAGAGATACTATATCCGGCATTGGGTATGTCAAGTGGTGTAAGCCATCAGCCCAACGACTTCTTCATCATGAATCGCTCGTTCCTGCGCCTTAAAACAGTTGAGATTGGATATACAGTCCCGAAAAAGATTTTGAACCCGCTGCGAGTTGAGAATGTCAGGGTTTACATGAATGGCAACAATCTACTCACTTTCAAGAAGATGCCGATAAACACGGTAGACCCGGAACAATCCGATGCATTGGTGTATCCCTTGACCAGAATGTTCAATTTTGGGCTCAACATCACGTTTTAA
- a CDS encoding SusC/RagA family TonB-linked outer membrane protein, with translation MKRIIVIITSVLICFFMTVPSVAQNKNNILNRIVNKYNQPVKDALIETEDGKYISKTASDGTFRLPAEYLSEAISISADGYLNSRVTIADLPEEGDVVLAFDPHGMGGKVNYGYLAQTKESVTGAVATVSGAILDKTPSNVLSDTYEGRLPGLTVINNIAELTFFGYGNFSKSIRGYSSINGNTPLVIIDGVIAPTQYIEFISPKEIESIAVLKDASATAAYGIQGSAGVIVITTKRGHDGSLNVEAYADQSFQQQTRKPLFINSAQYATLRNEAAERDGLAPYSQFSQEEIDLFRAGDDPRYPNNNWYDMFIKDVVMRQRVGVNVSGGTEKFRYYSNLSFVHQEEPFKIVDEPNRKYDPTPNVNIGNFRTNMDVRFNNYISGYMRLTGNVKREVLAGGNLGWNIYSQIFNQPPTMYGPLSPVNEENPDLSEQVVTVDGVDNPVYGMLNRSGYRTVIETNILAQTGLKFDLGFLTKGLSLSGGMAYQTYVRNETGTTQSYKRLIRESDFSTLDNFVPYKTFENTPLSYNKSAVFFYYLNFKGSIDYSRRFGDHSIDASAHTYYLRQEKEAAGSSNSVLPYKRQNFGVTALYGYKDRYYLKGDMGYSGSEQFHPDNRYSTTPAISGAWIASNEDFFTSSLISLLKLRASYGISGNDQLGDSRFLYLDNIRSDGSELERGNPSLEAEKIKKLNLGINLGLLNRFTVDFDYFKDHVDNMLINSNYRIPEYQGIPLGYFPKLNGGVMENKGFELSLGYRTNLTEEFSIFAQANMMQAVNKVIDINEAPLGSDYAYPLRTEGYSIGQLWGYKIDRSNGNGMFNSLEELDASGLTYSFGNPRVGDFIYTDLNNDGIIDEKDKAPLGYGSLPQQEFSLTGGFQWKNWDFSFLLHGISKCSQFLSGVGAYESLGKGIFNDIHLKAWTPERYAAGEEITFPALSLSPSTNHVANDFFLSDRSYLRLRNVELAYSLPQHLSKKITAENIRVALNIQNLLTFDKMKSKYIDPEIGSMNTFQPYRVFNIGISANF, from the coding sequence ATGAAGAGAATAATAGTAATCATAACGTCAGTTCTTATTTGCTTTTTCATGACTGTGCCATCTGTCGCACAGAACAAGAACAACATATTGAACCGGATAGTCAACAAGTATAACCAGCCGGTGAAAGATGCATTGATTGAGACGGAAGATGGAAAATATATTTCAAAAACAGCCTCCGACGGCACATTCAGATTGCCTGCGGAGTATTTAAGTGAAGCCATATCCATCTCCGCAGACGGGTACCTCAACTCCAGGGTCACAATTGCCGATCTCCCGGAAGAGGGAGATGTTGTGCTTGCCTTCGATCCGCATGGCATGGGAGGAAAGGTCAATTATGGATATCTGGCACAGACAAAAGAGTCGGTAACCGGTGCCGTTGCCACGGTGTCGGGGGCGATACTGGACAAAACCCCATCAAATGTACTCTCTGACACATATGAAGGAAGACTACCTGGTTTGACGGTAATCAACAACATTGCCGAATTGACCTTCTTCGGATATGGCAACTTCAGTAAATCCATCAGGGGATACTCCTCAATCAACGGAAACACCCCCTTGGTAATTATTGATGGAGTAATTGCACCCACCCAGTACATCGAGTTCATCTCCCCCAAGGAGATCGAGAGCATCGCTGTGCTGAAAGATGCATCTGCCACCGCGGCATACGGAATCCAGGGATCGGCAGGGGTAATTGTCATCACTACCAAAAGGGGGCATGACGGCAGCCTGAATGTAGAGGCCTATGCCGATCAATCGTTCCAACAGCAGACCCGAAAACCGCTCTTCATCAATTCTGCGCAATATGCCACTCTGCGTAATGAAGCGGCCGAACGTGACGGACTGGCTCCCTATTCACAATTCAGCCAGGAAGAGATCGATCTGTTCAGGGCAGGAGATGATCCGCGCTATCCCAACAACAATTGGTACGACATGTTTATCAAGGATGTTGTAATGAGACAGAGAGTTGGCGTAAACGTATCCGGAGGAACAGAGAAGTTCCGCTACTACTCCAACCTGAGTTTCGTACATCAGGAGGAGCCGTTCAAGATCGTTGATGAACCCAATAGGAAATATGATCCCACACCCAATGTCAACATCGGGAACTTCAGAACCAACATGGATGTAAGATTCAACAATTACATCTCGGGATATATGCGCCTGACCGGAAATGTGAAACGGGAGGTGCTGGCCGGCGGCAATCTCGGCTGGAACATTTACAGCCAGATCTTCAACCAGCCTCCTACGATGTATGGCCCGCTCTCTCCGGTCAATGAAGAGAATCCCGACCTGAGTGAACAGGTTGTGACTGTCGACGGGGTAGACAATCCTGTATACGGGATGTTGAACCGCTCTGGATATCGTACCGTGATCGAAACAAATATTCTGGCACAGACCGGTCTGAAATTTGATCTCGGTTTCCTCACCAAGGGATTATCATTGAGCGGAGGTATGGCTTACCAGACCTACGTTCGAAACGAGACCGGAACCACCCAAAGCTATAAGCGACTGATCCGGGAAAGTGATTTTTCCACTTTAGATAACTTTGTACCCTACAAGACGTTTGAAAATACGCCGTTGAGTTATAACAAATCCGCGGTCTTCTTCTATTACCTGAACTTCAAAGGAAGTATCGATTACAGTCGCCGTTTCGGAGACCACTCCATCGACGCGTCGGCCCACACCTACTACCTGAGGCAGGAGAAGGAGGCGGCAGGCTCCTCAAATAGTGTTCTCCCGTACAAACGCCAGAACTTTGGTGTCACTGCCCTCTACGGATACAAGGATCGTTATTACCTCAAGGGCGACATGGGCTATTCCGGTTCGGAACAGTTTCACCCGGATAACCGTTATAGCACGACACCGGCAATATCGGGTGCCTGGATCGCTTCGAATGAAGATTTCTTTACTTCCAGCCTGATCTCTCTCCTGAAGTTGAGGGCCTCCTATGGAATCAGCGGGAACGATCAGCTCGGCGACTCCAGATTCCTTTATCTGGACAATATCAGATCCGACGGTTCCGAGCTGGAAAGAGGAAACCCGAGCCTCGAAGCGGAGAAGATCAAGAAGTTGAATCTGGGAATTAATCTGGGATTACTCAATAGGTTCACTGTTGACTTTGATTATTTCAAGGACCATGTTGACAACATGTTAATCAATAGCAACTACAGAATTCCAGAGTACCAGGGAATCCCGCTCGGATATTTTCCGAAATTGAATGGTGGTGTAATGGAGAACAAGGGCTTTGAACTCTCGCTGGGTTACAGGACAAATCTCACCGAAGAGTTCTCTATCTTCGCACAAGCAAACATGATGCAGGCTGTCAACAAAGTGATCGACATCAATGAGGCACCACTTGGCAGCGACTATGCATATCCGTTGCGTACCGAAGGGTACTCCATCGGTCAGCTCTGGGGGTATAAGATTGATCGCTCCAACGGAAATGGCATGTTCAACAGTCTCGAAGAGCTGGACGCCTCCGGACTCACCTACTCATTCGGCAATCCGCGTGTGGGAGACTTTATCTATACCGATCTCAATAATGATGGCATCATCGATGAAAAGGACAAAGCTCCGCTTGGTTACGGTTCGTTGCCTCAACAGGAGTTCAGTCTGACCGGTGGTTTCCAGTGGAAAAACTGGGACTTCTCCTTCCTGCTCCACGGTATAAGCAAATGTTCACAATTCCTGAGCGGTGTTGGAGCATACGAGAGTCTGGGAAAAGGAATCTTCAACGATATCCACCTGAAGGCATGGACTCCCGAACGGTATGCCGCGGGAGAAGAGATCACATTCCCGGCCCTCTCTCTCTCTCCATCAACCAACCATGTAGCCAATGATTTCTTTTTGAGCGATCGCTCCTACTTGCGCTTACGGAATGTCGAGCTGGCTTACAGCTTGCCACAACATCTGTCGAAAAAGATTACGGCCGAAAACATCCGGGTAGCATTGAATATCCAGAATCTGCTGACATTCGACAAGATGAAGTCTAAATACATTGATCCGGAGATTGGCAGCATGAATACGTTCCAGCCCTACCGGGTTTTCAATATTGGCATCAGTGCAAACTTCTAA
- a CDS encoding IS1595 family transposase, whose translation MNILDFAINYPDEESCRKKFKEQRDQMGVTCRHCNCKEHYWLENKQAYECKRCRARQTLRSGTVMQHSNLPYRYWFVAMHLLTATKGSFSAAELQRQLGHKRYQPIWEMVNKLRDVMGKRDDEYTLEGAIELDDAFFSTEISLEERDKPLKRGRGSQKKTKVLVMAESKTVENPKPGKKPKKVRYLKMKVISDLKSGTITRNVKEHVESTADLTTDDSTSYTKLKEHVHSHTASVIPHQDLSKVLPWVHTAISNAKRQLLGVYYKIKPEYLQYYLNQFCYKFNRRYFGENQFERLLIAAVTYAPDFKSRIYNRNYCG comes from the coding sequence ATGAATATCCTGGATTTTGCTATAAATTACCCCGATGAGGAATCCTGTCGGAAAAAATTCAAAGAACAAAGAGACCAAATGGGAGTAACCTGTCGTCATTGTAATTGTAAAGAACATTATTGGCTGGAAAACAAGCAGGCCTATGAATGCAAGCGTTGTCGCGCACGCCAAACCTTGCGTTCAGGCACCGTCATGCAGCACTCCAACCTGCCTTACCGTTACTGGTTCGTGGCCATGCACCTGCTCACGGCGACCAAGGGCTCCTTTTCCGCGGCGGAGCTGCAGCGCCAGCTGGGGCACAAGCGTTACCAGCCCATATGGGAAATGGTCAATAAACTGCGTGACGTGATGGGCAAACGCGATGATGAGTACACCCTCGAGGGAGCCATCGAGTTGGACGACGCCTTCTTTTCCACCGAAATATCCCTTGAAGAGAGGGACAAACCGTTGAAGCGCGGCCGCGGGAGCCAAAAAAAGACCAAAGTGCTGGTAATGGCTGAAAGCAAAACGGTTGAAAACCCCAAGCCGGGTAAGAAACCCAAGAAGGTTAGATACCTGAAAATGAAAGTGATCAGTGACTTGAAGTCCGGTACAATTACAAGGAATGTCAAAGAGCACGTTGAAAGCACGGCGGATCTGACCACCGATGACTCAACATCTTACACTAAATTGAAAGAGCATGTTCATTCACATACGGCATCTGTTATTCCACACCAGGATCTTTCCAAGGTGCTGCCCTGGGTGCATACCGCGATCAGCAATGCCAAACGACAGCTCCTGGGCGTGTATTACAAGATAAAACCAGAATACTTGCAATATTACCTCAACCAGTTCTGTTATAAATTCAACAGGCGTTACTTCGGGGAAAACCAGTTTGAAAGACTGTTGATAGCCGCTGTAACGTATGCTCCTGATTTCAAGTCAAGAATTTACAATAGGAACTATTGCGGATAA